A stretch of the Paenibacillus dendritiformis genome encodes the following:
- a CDS encoding LacI family DNA-binding transcriptional regulator produces the protein MKATIYDVAKAAGVSIATVSKVVNHTGNISGKTRERVIHVMKELQYQPSVVASALTGKKTSTFGLLISDLANPFFAEVARNLEDQAQAEGYSIVMCSTDNKDDKGLNYISLLQRKQIDGLIVACEFSRWPLLQESIPEGFPVVLFSKDIPSLSMHTITVDDFKGGYVAIQHLIALGHRRIGIVTEDSPSGEYRVRGAKQAMSDAGLAVNEDWIVTVHSSLEDGLAGAARVLGTDTRPTALFTCNDLLAVGSMQSAQQLGLRVPDDLSIIGFDDTILSRIVVPRLTTILQPIPEMAKETIQLLLRQSDNPDMPKQKIMFQPQLVEGHSTTAVQDT, from the coding sequence ATGAAAGCTACGATTTATGATGTCGCAAAAGCGGCCGGCGTCTCCATCGCCACGGTGTCCAAGGTGGTCAATCACACCGGCAACATCAGCGGGAAGACGCGGGAGCGGGTCATCCATGTGATGAAAGAACTGCAGTACCAGCCGAGCGTCGTCGCGTCGGCGTTGACGGGCAAGAAGACATCGACCTTCGGCCTGCTCATCTCGGATTTGGCCAACCCGTTCTTTGCCGAGGTCGCACGCAATCTAGAGGATCAGGCCCAGGCGGAAGGCTACAGCATCGTGATGTGCAGCACCGACAACAAGGACGATAAAGGCCTGAACTATATTTCCCTGCTTCAGCGCAAACAGATTGACGGCCTTATCGTCGCCTGCGAATTTTCGCGGTGGCCGCTGTTGCAAGAGAGCATTCCCGAGGGCTTCCCTGTTGTGCTCTTCTCCAAAGATATTCCTTCCTTATCCATGCATACGATTACCGTGGATGATTTCAAAGGAGGCTACGTCGCGATCCAGCACCTGATTGCCTTGGGGCACCGCCGCATCGGCATCGTCACGGAGGATAGCCCGAGCGGCGAGTACCGGGTGCGCGGCGCGAAGCAGGCGATGAGCGACGCCGGACTTGCCGTCAATGAAGATTGGATCGTGACGGTCCATTCATCGTTAGAGGACGGCTTGGCGGGCGCCGCCCGCGTGCTTGGAACAGATACCCGGCCTACGGCTTTGTTCACCTGCAACGACCTGCTCGCCGTCGGTTCCATGCAATCCGCCCAGCAGCTCGGACTGCGCGTTCCCGACGATCTATCGATCATCGGCTTCGACGATACAATTCTGTCCCGGATCGTCGTTCCTCGCCTAACGACGATACTGCAGCCGATTCCGGAGATGGCCAAGGAGACGATTCAATTGCTGCTGCGCCAATCCGACAACCCGGATATGCCCAAGCAAAAAATCATGTTCCAACCCCAACTCGTAGAGGGCCACTCCACTACCGCGGTACAGGACACCTAA
- the iolB gene encoding 5-deoxy-glucuronate isomerase — protein sequence MSKLMVAPGPRDEHGQILSVTPQSAGWEYVGFEVYSLRPGEVLERDTNNREVCLVLLSGKAKIQTAKQSFGTLGHRMSVFERIPPFSVYVPNDDRYSVQAETALELAVCSGPGKGTYPARVIAPEDVGVETRGSGSMERHIHNILPEQKEADSLLVVEVFTPAGHWSSYPPHKHDRDDLPRESYLEETYYHEVNPAQGFVMQRVYNDDRTLDENMAVPHRHVVLVPEGYHPVSAPPGYDSYYLNVMAGPKRTWKFHNDPAHEWLFAK from the coding sequence ATGTCGAAATTAATGGTTGCACCGGGACCGCGAGACGAACACGGACAAATTTTATCGGTCACCCCGCAAAGCGCCGGCTGGGAGTATGTCGGCTTCGAAGTCTATTCCTTGCGGCCGGGCGAGGTCTTGGAACGGGATACGAACAATAGGGAGGTCTGTCTTGTCCTGTTAAGCGGGAAAGCGAAAATCCAGACCGCCAAGCAATCGTTCGGCACGCTTGGTCATCGAATGAGCGTCTTCGAGCGCATCCCTCCCTTCTCCGTCTATGTGCCGAACGATGACCGCTACTCCGTGCAGGCCGAGACGGCGCTGGAATTAGCCGTCTGCTCAGGGCCGGGCAAGGGAACTTATCCCGCCCGCGTCATCGCGCCTGAAGACGTCGGCGTAGAGACGCGCGGGTCAGGAAGCATGGAACGGCATATCCATAACATTTTGCCGGAACAGAAGGAAGCGGACAGCCTGCTCGTCGTGGAGGTCTTTACGCCAGCAGGGCATTGGTCGAGCTATCCGCCGCACAAGCATGACCGGGACGATTTGCCGCGGGAGTCGTACTTGGAGGAGACTTACTACCACGAGGTAAACCCCGCACAGGGCTTCGTCATGCAGCGGGTCTACAACGACGATCGCACGCTCGATGAGAACATGGCCGTTCCTCACCGGCATGTCGTATTGGTTCCGGAAGGGTATCATCCCGTCTCCGCGCCTCCGGGCTATGACTCCTATTATTTGAACGTCATGGCAGGCCCGAAGCGGACCTGGAAATTCCATAACGATCCGGCTCATGAATGGCTGTTCGCCAAGTAG
- the iolG gene encoding inositol 2-dehydrogenase produces MLQVGIIGAGRIGKLHAGHLQQMRDGQVRAISDVCIDGLDAWASGLGIPVVTSDYRDLLHDPDIQAVFICSPTSTHAAIIEEAAQAGKHIFCEKPVSFSLNATEQAVAAVKAAGVKMQVGFNRRFDHNFQKARDIVQEGKIGTPHLLRITSRDPEPPSPEYIATSGGLFMDMTIHDFDMARYVMQSEVTEVYAQGANLIDPRIGELGDIDTAIISLRFANGALGIIENSRKAVYGYDQRLEAFGSAGSVTMDNDRASTALVSTADGVHMDKPLYFFLERYTQAYIREVEEFVQAVLHERPVACDANDGLQAERIARAAKESLDSGRPVKLEHPSLSVLGQ; encoded by the coding sequence ATGCTGCAAGTGGGAATCATCGGCGCCGGGCGCATCGGCAAGCTGCACGCCGGCCATCTTCAACAAATGCGCGACGGGCAAGTTCGCGCCATATCGGACGTATGTATCGACGGTTTGGACGCCTGGGCTTCCGGGCTTGGAATTCCGGTTGTGACCAGCGATTACCGCGATTTGCTGCATGATCCGGACATTCAGGCCGTGTTCATCTGCTCGCCGACGAGCACGCACGCCGCAATCATTGAAGAGGCAGCCCAAGCGGGCAAGCATATTTTCTGCGAAAAACCGGTCAGCTTCTCCCTCAACGCCACGGAACAGGCCGTGGCCGCCGTGAAAGCAGCGGGCGTAAAGATGCAGGTTGGGTTCAATCGCCGTTTTGACCATAACTTCCAGAAAGCGCGTGATATCGTGCAAGAGGGCAAGATCGGGACTCCGCATCTGCTGCGCATCACGTCCCGCGATCCGGAGCCGCCATCGCCCGAATATATAGCCACATCGGGCGGCTTGTTCATGGACATGACAATTCACGACTTCGACATGGCGCGCTACGTCATGCAGAGCGAAGTGACCGAAGTGTACGCCCAAGGAGCGAATCTGATTGATCCGCGCATCGGCGAGTTGGGTGATATCGATACCGCTATCATCAGTCTCCGCTTCGCGAACGGCGCTCTCGGGATAATTGAGAACAGCCGCAAGGCCGTTTACGGGTATGATCAGCGTCTCGAAGCGTTCGGTTCGGCGGGCAGCGTCACTATGGACAATGACCGCGCCTCTACCGCGCTTGTCTCTACGGCAGACGGCGTGCATATGGACAAACCGTTATATTTCTTTTTGGAACGATATACACAAGCCTATATTCGGGAAGTCGAAGAATTCGTGCAGGCCGTGCTTCATGAACGGCCTGTCGCGTGCGATGCGAACGACGGACTGCAGGCGGAACGAATCGCACGCGCGGCGAAGGAGTCGCTGGACAGCGGACGCCCCGTCAAGCTGGAGCACCCATCCTTATCCGTACTCGGGCAGTAA
- the iolD gene encoding 3D-(3,5/4)-trihydroxycyclohexane-1,2-dione acylhydrolase (decyclizing), which yields METIRLTTAQALVKFLDQQYVEFDGVEQRFVKGIFTIFGHGNVLGLGQALEEDSGGLEVYQGRNEQGMAHAAVAFAKQMRRKQICACTSSVGPGAANMVTAAATATANQIPVLLLPGDTFASRQPDPVLQQIEQPHDLTVSTNDAFRPVSKYWDRIMRPEQLMTALLHAMRVLTNPADTGAVTIALPQDVQGEAHDYPASFFAKRVHRIERRPAAESALEDAVRLMMSKRRPLIICGGGVRYSEAGAELQAFAEAFEIPLAETQAGKSAVPGSHPLNLGGIGVTGNGAANAMAKEADLIIGVGTRFTDFTTGSKELFSGANTDILTVNVSEFHALKLEATPIVADAKAALIALRQRLEAAGYRSGYTSEIEGARAAWGEEWKRLAGIQYAPGSFTPEVAGHLDEALPEYAEALGSCLTQTRVLAALNRLLGDDAIVVGASGSLPGDLQRMWVAEAPHSYHMEYGYSCMGYEISGALGVKMAEPEREVYAFAGDGSYLMLHSELVTSIQEGRKINVLLFDNNGFGCINNLQMGHGMGSFGTEFRARNASTGKLDGPLVGIDFAQSAAGYGVVTYTARTLEELEQAVADAKRQTVSTLIDIKVLPKTMTNGYGAWWNVGVAEVSGKPDIARASEERRRFLQQARPY from the coding sequence ATGGAAACGATTCGCTTGACGACGGCCCAAGCGCTCGTCAAGTTTCTCGATCAGCAGTATGTCGAGTTTGACGGAGTGGAGCAGCGGTTTGTCAAAGGGATTTTTACAATATTCGGCCATGGCAATGTGCTAGGCTTAGGCCAGGCGCTGGAGGAAGACAGCGGCGGATTGGAAGTGTATCAGGGGCGGAATGAGCAAGGGATGGCCCATGCCGCGGTGGCGTTCGCGAAGCAGATGCGGCGAAAGCAGATCTGCGCCTGCACGTCTTCGGTCGGGCCTGGCGCCGCCAATATGGTCACGGCCGCAGCCACGGCTACGGCCAACCAGATTCCGGTACTGCTGCTGCCGGGGGATACGTTCGCCTCGCGCCAGCCCGATCCGGTGCTGCAGCAGATCGAGCAGCCGCATGACCTGACGGTATCGACGAATGACGCGTTCCGTCCGGTGAGCAAATATTGGGACCGCATCATGCGGCCGGAGCAGTTGATGACCGCGCTTCTTCATGCGATGCGCGTGTTGACGAATCCGGCCGATACGGGAGCGGTCACGATCGCGCTGCCGCAGGATGTGCAGGGAGAAGCGCATGATTACCCTGCATCGTTCTTCGCCAAGCGCGTGCACCGGATAGAGCGCCGTCCGGCGGCGGAATCGGCGCTCGAGGATGCGGTCCGGCTGATGATGAGCAAGCGCAGGCCGCTGATCATTTGCGGGGGCGGCGTGCGCTACTCCGAGGCCGGAGCGGAGCTGCAAGCCTTTGCGGAAGCTTTTGAGATTCCGCTGGCGGAGACGCAGGCGGGCAAGAGCGCGGTGCCGGGCTCGCATCCGCTCAATCTCGGCGGCATCGGGGTAACGGGCAACGGAGCGGCGAACGCGATGGCCAAGGAAGCCGATCTGATTATCGGCGTGGGCACGCGTTTCACCGACTTCACGACCGGCTCGAAGGAGCTGTTCAGCGGGGCCAACACGGACATTCTGACAGTGAACGTGTCCGAGTTCCACGCGCTCAAGCTGGAGGCGACGCCGATCGTGGCCGATGCGAAGGCGGCGCTGATCGCGCTGCGGCAGCGGCTGGAGGCGGCCGGGTACCGCTCGGGCTATACGAGCGAGATCGAAGGGGCGCGGGCCGCTTGGGGCGAGGAATGGAAGCGGCTGGCCGGCATCCAGTACGCGCCCGGCTCGTTCACGCCCGAAGTCGCGGGGCATTTGGACGAAGCGCTGCCGGAATATGCCGAGGCGCTCGGCAGCTGCCTGACGCAGACCCGGGTGCTGGCGGCGTTGAACCGGCTGCTCGGAGACGATGCGATCGTCGTGGGCGCCTCGGGGAGCTTGCCCGGCGACCTGCAGCGGATGTGGGTGGCCGAAGCGCCGCACTCGTACCATATGGAATACGGATATTCCTGCATGGGTTATGAAATCTCGGGAGCGCTCGGCGTGAAGATGGCGGAGCCGGAGCGCGAAGTGTACGCGTTCGCGGGGGACGGGAGCTACCTGATGCTACACTCCGAGCTCGTCACGAGCATTCAGGAAGGGCGGAAGATTAATGTCCTGCTGTTCGACAACAACGGCTTCGGCTGCATTAACAACTTGCAAATGGGCCACGGCATGGGCAGCTTCGGGACGGAATTTCGCGCCCGCAATGCATCCACCGGCAAGCTGGACGGACCGCTTGTGGGCATTGATTTCGCCCAGAGCGCCGCAGGCTACGGCGTGGTCACGTATACGGCGCGCACGCTGGAGGAGCTGGAGCAGGCCGTCGCGGACGCGAAGCGGCAGACGGTCTCCACGCTCATCGATATCAAAGTGCTGCCGAAGACGATGACGAACGGGTACGGCGCTTGGTGGAACGTCGGCGTCGCGGAAGTGTCCGGGAAGCCGGATATTGCGCGCGCGAGCGAGGAGCGGCGGCGGTTTTTGCAGCAAGCAAGACCTTATTGA
- the iolE gene encoding myo-inosose-2 dehydratase, which translates to MFAAGSVKIGIAPIGWTNDDMPELGGENTFEQCVSEMALAGYAGTEVGNKYPRDIGALQKALRLRKLEVASAWFSAFLTVKPLEETASAFVQHRDFLHAMGAKVIVVSEQGHSVQGMMETPLFERKPVFGEQDWKRLIDGLHVLGELAREKDMDIVYHHHMGTGVQTTEEIARLMEGTNPELVSLLYDTGHLVFSGEEPLSILNRYMDRIKHVHLKDVRPDVARRAREEGLSFLQAVREGVFTVPGDGCIDFAPLFRALSTAGYRGWMLVEAEQDPAKANPFEYALLARDYILRQAGV; encoded by the coding sequence ATGTTTGCAGCAGGCAGCGTGAAAATAGGGATTGCGCCCATCGGCTGGACGAATGACGATATGCCGGAGCTGGGCGGAGAGAATACATTCGAGCAATGCGTAAGCGAGATGGCGCTCGCAGGTTATGCGGGCACGGAGGTCGGCAACAAGTACCCGCGGGATATCGGCGCGCTGCAAAAAGCGCTCCGGCTGCGCAAGCTGGAGGTGGCCAGCGCCTGGTTCAGCGCCTTTCTTACCGTAAAGCCATTGGAAGAGACGGCGTCGGCATTCGTTCAGCACCGCGACTTCCTGCATGCGATGGGGGCGAAGGTCATTGTCGTATCCGAACAGGGTCACAGTGTTCAAGGGATGATGGAGACCCCGCTGTTCGAGCGCAAGCCGGTGTTCGGCGAACAGGATTGGAAGCGCTTAATCGATGGTCTGCATGTGCTCGGCGAGCTGGCCAGGGAGAAGGATATGGACATTGTGTACCATCATCATATGGGTACGGGGGTACAGACAACGGAGGAGATCGCCCGTCTCATGGAGGGAACGAATCCGGAACTGGTGTCTTTGCTCTATGATACCGGCCATCTGGTATTCTCGGGCGAAGAGCCGCTGAGCATCTTGAACCGCTATATGGATCGGATTAAGCATGTTCATTTGAAGGATGTCCGACCCGACGTGGCGCGCCGCGCACGCGAGGAGGGGCTCAGCTTCCTGCAGGCGGTGAGGGAAGGCGTCTTTACCGTTCCCGGAGACGGCTGCATCGACTTCGCGCCGCTGTTCCGGGCCTTGTCCACGGCAGGCTACCGCGGCTGGATGCTCGTGGAAGCGGAGCAGGATCCAGCGAAAGCGAATCCGTTCGAGTACGCGTTGTTAGCGCGAGACTATATATTGCGCCAAGCTGGCGTCTAA
- a CDS encoding Gfo/Idh/MocA family oxidoreductase has protein sequence MGDNKVVSVGLVGLGRLGRQHAENLAHRIPNCRLAAVCSIKEEEVEEAQAQLGVPYGYTDYEDMLRNKELDAIFIASPSSYHCDQIEKALAAGFHVFSEKPLGLYMEEALRVQEAVRSHPRQVFMLGFMRRYDRSYVYAKRQIEAGAIGEPVLIRCYGLDPAQAMPGFLQFAKSNYSGGLFLDMAIHDLDLARWYLGVEAERVWAIGGSHRYTELAQLQDAETGAALVQFANNKMGVFVAGRNCAHGYHIETEIIGTLGSLRIGTVPEKNQVTIMDDRGVVRECAQGFLERFEQAYLDEAIEFVQAVLEGRQPGVKVEDGVLSTALGYACKESYETGRLVEVAEPAALSGSHDTR, from the coding sequence ATGGGAGACAACAAAGTCGTATCGGTAGGACTCGTCGGCTTGGGGCGGCTCGGACGGCAGCATGCCGAGAATTTGGCGCATCGCATTCCGAACTGCAGATTGGCGGCGGTATGCAGCATCAAGGAGGAGGAGGTGGAGGAAGCGCAGGCGCAGCTTGGCGTTCCTTACGGTTACACCGATTATGAGGATATGCTGCGGAACAAGGAGCTGGACGCGATTTTCATCGCTTCGCCTTCCTCCTATCATTGCGATCAGATTGAAAAGGCGTTGGCGGCCGGCTTTCACGTCTTCAGCGAAAAACCGCTCGGGCTTTATATGGAAGAAGCGCTGCGCGTCCAAGAGGCGGTGCGAAGTCATCCGCGGCAGGTATTCATGCTCGGCTTTATGCGGAGGTATGATCGTTCCTACGTCTATGCCAAGCGGCAAATCGAAGCGGGAGCGATCGGCGAGCCCGTGCTCATCCGCTGCTATGGGCTTGATCCGGCCCAGGCCATGCCCGGCTTTTTGCAGTTCGCGAAGAGCAACTACAGCGGAGGCTTGTTCCTCGACATGGCCATACACGACCTGGATTTGGCGCGGTGGTATTTGGGCGTCGAAGCGGAACGGGTATGGGCCATCGGCGGCTCTCACCGCTATACGGAGCTGGCCCAACTGCAAGATGCGGAGACGGGGGCGGCCCTGGTCCAATTTGCGAATAATAAAATGGGGGTATTCGTAGCCGGGCGCAATTGCGCCCATGGCTACCATATCGAGACCGAGATTATCGGTACGCTCGGATCGCTTCGGATCGGTACCGTTCCCGAGAAAAACCAGGTAACGATCATGGATGATCGCGGCGTGGTGCGCGAATGCGCGCAGGGGTTCCTGGAGCGGTTCGAGCAGGCTTACTTGGACGAGGCGATTGAATTTGTGCAGGCCGTTCTTGAAGGAAGACAACCGGGAGTCAAGGTCGAAGACGGGGTGCTCTCGACCGCGCTTGGATATGCATGCAAGGAATCGTATGAGACCGGCCGTTTGGTTGAGGTGGCTGAGCCCGCAGCCTTAAGCGGATCGCACGATACGAGGTAA
- a CDS encoding solute:sodium symporter family transporter, which produces MTYITVITFLLYTGIVAWYSWYKTRSINLNSSDGYFLGGRSLTGVVIAFSLLLTNLSTEQMVGLNGQSYATSMVVMAWEVTSPIALIFMAFVFLPRYLKTGITTIPDFLEQRYDLRTRQLISVLFLLGYAVAYLPTVLYSGALVLDTIFNISDLFGLSDFSIILIVSLAIGITGIAYVVLGGLRACALSDTLNGVGLIVGGLLITFLGLFALGGGSLVEGVSTLLHKEPEKLNSIGDSSSPVPWVTIFAGLLFNNLFYWCTNQAIVQRTLGAKNLKEGQKGVLYAGMFKIFGAFYLVLPGIIAYHLFNNSLSNADMAYPSLVIEVLPTLLSGFFAAVLFGAILSSFNGALNSSLTLFTLDIYKPIFKPDATEQQLVKAGRRFAIALGLVAVIVAPFILYAPSGLYYYLQEMFGFYNIPIIAAVVVGFFSKKVPASAPKIALAVHIVLYTLSKFFMGTINFLYILSVLFPVCVLVMLLIGKWKPREHDFELFESGKVDLTPWKHAKVFTIVMVLLMVAVYVLFSPWGIAA; this is translated from the coding sequence ATGACCTACATTACTGTCATCACCTTTTTATTGTACACCGGTATTGTCGCCTGGTACTCCTGGTACAAAACGCGCAGCATCAACCTCAACAGCTCGGATGGATATTTTCTTGGCGGACGCAGCTTGACTGGCGTTGTAATCGCTTTCTCGCTTCTGCTGACCAATTTGTCGACCGAGCAAATGGTTGGCCTCAACGGACAAAGCTATGCGACATCCATGGTCGTCATGGCCTGGGAAGTCACGTCGCCGATTGCTTTGATTTTTATGGCGTTTGTGTTTTTGCCCCGTTATTTGAAGACGGGCATTACGACCATCCCGGATTTTCTGGAGCAGCGCTACGATCTGCGGACGCGCCAGCTTATATCCGTTCTCTTTTTACTTGGCTACGCGGTGGCCTATCTGCCAACGGTTCTGTATTCCGGAGCGCTGGTGCTGGATACGATCTTCAATATTTCCGACCTGTTCGGCTTAAGTGACTTCAGCATCATTTTGATCGTGTCGCTTGCCATTGGAATAACGGGGATCGCTTACGTCGTGCTCGGGGGGCTGCGCGCATGCGCGCTCTCCGATACGCTGAACGGCGTCGGACTCATTGTCGGCGGACTGCTGATTACGTTTCTCGGCCTGTTCGCGCTCGGAGGAGGCAGTCTGGTCGAAGGCGTGAGCACCTTGCTGCACAAAGAGCCGGAAAAATTGAACTCGATAGGAGACAGTTCTTCTCCCGTACCATGGGTGACCATTTTTGCAGGGCTGCTGTTCAACAATCTGTTCTATTGGTGCACGAATCAAGCCATCGTCCAGCGGACGCTCGGCGCGAAAAACTTGAAGGAAGGGCAGAAGGGCGTGCTGTACGCCGGGATGTTCAAAATCTTCGGCGCCTTCTACCTCGTGCTGCCGGGCATTATCGCGTATCATCTGTTCAATAATTCGTTAAGCAATGCCGATATGGCTTATCCTTCACTGGTCATCGAAGTGCTGCCGACGCTGCTGTCCGGGTTTTTCGCCGCCGTTCTGTTCGGCGCGATCTTAAGCTCCTTCAACGGGGCGTTGAACAGCTCGCTGACCTTGTTTACGCTCGATATTTACAAGCCGATATTCAAGCCGGATGCGACCGAGCAACAATTGGTGAAGGCTGGCAGAAGGTTTGCCATCGCGCTTGGCCTCGTTGCCGTTATTGTAGCGCCATTCATTTTGTATGCGCCTTCAGGGTTGTATTACTACTTGCAGGAGATGTTCGGATTTTACAATATCCCGATCATTGCCGCGGTCGTCGTCGGATTTTTCAGTAAAAAAGTGCCCGCCAGCGCGCCGAAGATTGCGTTAGCGGTACACATTGTGCTATATACCTTGTCCAAGTTTTTTATGGGCACGATTAACTTCTTGTACATTCTTAGCGTATTATTCCCGGTCTGTGTTCTCGTCATGCTTCTTATCGGAAAATGGAAGCCGCGCGAGCATGATTTCGAGCTGTTCGAATCGGGCAAAGTCGATTTGACGCCATGGAAACATGCGAAAGTCTTTACGATCGTCATGGTGCTGTTGATGGTGGCCGTATATGTTTTATTCTCCCCATGGGGCATCGCGGCATAA
- a CDS encoding sugar phosphate isomerase/epimerase family protein, whose translation MKAGLSTYSLLQAIRAGEMTVLDVIDWIADNGGEHMEIVPYGFTLVDNLELADAVRDKAKERGIDLSNYSMPANFVQETDEAFEAEVARVKQHVDLLHRMGIKHMRHDVTAFTLPKEQMTIEWFEANLHLMVEGSRRIADYAAQFGITTTLENHGFSAQASDRVQRVLLSVNRPNFKTTLDVGNFLCVDENPLVGMKKNLPYASLVHVKDFYVRPFYEHPGEGDWFLTANDNYLRGAILGQGDLPMREIIKLIKQSGYDGYITLEFEGMEDCRIGSSIGLKNLKRFWDEA comes from the coding sequence ATGAAAGCGGGTCTGAGCACGTACAGTCTGCTGCAAGCGATCAGAGCGGGCGAGATGACGGTACTGGATGTTATTGACTGGATTGCCGACAACGGCGGGGAGCATATGGAGATTGTTCCTTACGGGTTCACGTTGGTTGATAACCTGGAGCTGGCGGATGCCGTTCGCGACAAGGCGAAAGAGCGGGGCATTGATCTATCGAACTATTCGATGCCGGCCAACTTCGTTCAGGAGACGGATGAAGCATTCGAGGCCGAAGTCGCGCGCGTCAAGCAGCATGTCGATTTGCTGCATCGTATGGGGATCAAGCATATGCGCCATGATGTCACGGCCTTCACTTTGCCGAAGGAGCAGATGACGATCGAATGGTTCGAGGCGAATCTGCATTTGATGGTGGAAGGAAGCCGCCGGATCGCGGATTATGCGGCACAGTTCGGCATTACGACGACCTTGGAAAACCACGGCTTCTCTGCTCAAGCGAGCGATCGCGTGCAGCGTGTATTGTTATCGGTAAACCGTCCGAATTTCAAAACAACGCTCGATGTCGGGAACTTCCTGTGCGTCGATGAGAATCCGCTTGTCGGCATGAAGAAAAACTTGCCGTATGCCTCGCTCGTCCATGTGAAGGATTTCTATGTGCGTCCATTCTATGAGCATCCGGGCGAGGGAGACTGGTTCCTGACGGCTAACGATAATTATTTGCGTGGAGCTATTCTGGGCCAGGGCGACTTGCCAATGCGGGAAATCATCAAGCTCATCAAGCAATCCGGTTATGACGGTTATATTACGCTTGAGTTCGAGGGTATGGAAGATTGCCGGATCGGCTCATCGATCGGGTTGAAAAATTTGAAGCGTTTCTGGGATGAAGCGTAA
- a CDS encoding RNA polymerase sigma factor has protein sequence MNAEQEWVNRLQGGDREALRPLMDAYGDDVIRTAVLLLGDRHGAEDISQEVFWAVFRRIHQKSEKGSLRAWIMKITVNLCRAQTRKASWKRLFFREQPWRNEISSIGTTEEVPLRVALRECIQKLSYAEREVIVLHYFQDWAITDICAMLGQPEGTVKSRLSRARCKLERILKESGWEHE, from the coding sequence ATGAACGCCGAACAGGAATGGGTGAACAGGCTGCAGGGCGGTGACCGCGAGGCCCTTCGTCCGCTTATGGATGCGTACGGTGATGACGTCATCCGGACAGCGGTTTTGCTGCTTGGTGATCGTCATGGCGCCGAGGATATCAGCCAGGAAGTGTTCTGGGCCGTGTTCCGCCGAATTCATCAAAAGTCGGAGAAAGGCAGCTTACGGGCATGGATCATGAAAATTACGGTAAATTTGTGCCGGGCCCAGACACGGAAGGCGTCTTGGAAGCGGCTGTTCTTCCGGGAGCAGCCGTGGCGGAACGAGATCTCTTCCATCGGAACCACGGAAGAAGTGCCGCTGCGAGTCGCCCTGCGGGAATGCATCCAGAAGCTGTCTTATGCAGAACGGGAGGTCATTGTGCTTCATTATTTTCAGGATTGGGCCATTACCGATATATGCGCCATGCTCGGACAGCCCGAAGGCACGGTGAAAAGCAGACTGTCGCGGGCGCGCTGCAAGTTGGAGCGAATTTTAAAAGAAAGCGGGTGGGAGCATGAATGA